The Chloroflexota bacterium genomic sequence CGCGTTTGATGGGGTAAGGCAGTAGGCACCAGTTATTTAACCAACAACTTGGAACGACGCTATCCTGCTGCTCGTTGAACGTAAGCTGCAAAGGGCCTGACCGCCTTGTGAGAATAGCAAATAAGAGGTGCAAAGATGACAACTCCGACTATTGCAAAACTCTTCGATTTGAGCGGGAAAGGCGCTATGGTGATAGGCGGATCGAAAGGTATCGGTCAGGCTATCTCCCTGCGCTTGGCGGAGGCAGGCGCAGGCGTGACCGTTACTGGCAGAGATGTGGAGGCCATGCAGGACACTGTGGAGCAAATAAGGGCACTAGGCGGTGAGGTCCAGGCTGTTCGCGCCGACGCAAGTGACCTGGCCGATGTGAATAGAGTGATAAAGGCCCAAATAGAGACTTTCGGTCGCCTTGATATCCTAATCTACAATGCAGGCATTTTCCCCATAGCGCCCTCTCTTGAGATGACTGAAGAGCAGTGGGATGTCGTACATAATACCAACTTGAAGAGCGCCTTTTTCTACTCTCAGGCCGCGGCACGAGAGATGATCAGAGCAGGGCACGGTGGTAAGATCGTCCACATAGCCTCGGTAGACGCTCTGCGTCCTTCTGGGCAAATGGTACACTATGGCGCCTCAAAGGGTGGGGTGATCTCGCTCACCAAAGCCTTAGCCCTGGAGTTTGGCCCTCATGGCATTATGGTGAATGCTGTTGCCCCTTATGGCATTATCGGTACACCTGGCGGAACCAAGATGCAGGCGGACGCCGGCGTGCCCACCGATGACAAAGATCTCGCCGAACTGATGAGCAAGTTCT encodes the following:
- a CDS encoding SDR family oxidoreductase, whose protein sequence is MTTPTIAKLFDLSGKGAMVIGGSKGIGQAISLRLAEAGAGVTVTGRDVEAMQDTVEQIRALGGEVQAVRADASDLADVNRVIKAQIETFGRLDILIYNAGIFPIAPSLEMTEEQWDVVHNTNLKSAFFYSQAAAREMIRAGHGGKIVHIASVDALRPSGQMVHYGASKGGVISLTKALALEFGPHGIMVNAVAPYGIIGTPGGTKMQADAGVPTDDKDLAELMSKFLERFPLRRTGEPDDIARVVLFLATPASDYLTGSLIVADGGNLLT